One stretch of Mycolicibacterium fallax DNA includes these proteins:
- a CDS encoding helix-turn-helix domain-containing protein: MTELEKAIEDEVQRRLAERAQPAAPTVYTVDEAAAVLRVSRSTVYKMIGDGELTPTRVSRRVLIPGSEVERLLAPARGDRVSA, encoded by the coding sequence ATGACCGAGCTGGAGAAGGCGATCGAGGATGAGGTGCAGCGGCGGTTGGCCGAGCGCGCCCAGCCCGCCGCGCCAACCGTCTACACCGTCGATGAAGCCGCGGCGGTGCTCCGAGTTTCCCGCAGCACCGTCTACAAGATGATCGGCGACGGCGAGCTGACGCCAACGCGGGTGAGTCGCCGCGTGCTGATCCCTGGCAGTGAGGTCGAGCGACTGCTCGCCCCCGCGCGCGGAGATCGGGTGTCGGCATGA
- a CDS encoding helix-turn-helix domain-containing protein produces the protein MERRRRKISLRELSSRMPEGLRLSHATLSEIERGDRRVTVDDLTVIACALGISPVTLLMPVHSPDIGDNRPVAELTGTPELPVRRLCDWVRGDAPPTETEDAHEIEAYRRQNLPRWLWDADASASDGAIGEGHGRRGEGNDG, from the coding sequence ATGGAGCGGCGAAGACGCAAAATCTCGCTACGGGAGCTTTCGTCACGCATGCCAGAGGGTCTGAGGTTGTCGCACGCAACGCTCTCGGAGATCGAGCGAGGGGACCGGCGTGTAACGGTCGATGACCTCACTGTGATCGCGTGTGCGTTGGGCATTTCGCCAGTGACCCTCTTGATGCCTGTCCACAGTCCAGATATCGGAGATAACAGGCCCGTGGCAGAGCTGACCGGGACGCCTGAACTGCCTGTGCGGCGGCTATGTGACTGGGTGAGGGGAGATGCGCCGCCCACGGAGACAGAGGATGCGCACGAGATTGAGGCGTATAGGCGGCAGAACCTCCCCCGTTGGCTGTGGGACGCCGATGCGTCGGCGTCAGATGGAGCCATAGGAGAAGGCCACGGGCGCAGAGGGGAGGGGAACGATGGCTAG